From a region of the Candida albicans SC5314 chromosome 1, complete sequence genome:
- a CDS encoding TFIIH complex kinase subunit (Ortholog(s) have cyclin-dependent protein serine/threonine kinase regulator activity) encodes MSEVKNELETETTPAPAKKQRLSNDDLYRNSTQYELWSFTQETLQDAKREANEKGVKISKERFKSAFENAKKEHPDAFEQFPDELNENMVSLLTLEEESTYLDFYIQNITTTCNFFKMPTQVRLTAASFFKKFYLVNSVMEFHPKNVLYTCIFLAAKSENYFISIESYVKALKGTDTSHILDLEFIVLQSLKFTLLVHHPIRALYGFFLDFQAVLLHPEQVMYDVSVDTLGNMYNQAKEWLNKYFMVSDVAFLFTPPQIALAAMYDTDKRITDKYLRRKYLGNEEKLDPIKEQENENEKQNGEDKSVVASEEASKDVSKEKTKSSNRQQYETLVTLLRKCVKLAKQSRVADREASKEIDKKCFFALNPKKLIDKRIKRLTLGNQDVAKESTVEPS; translated from the coding sequence atgagTGAAGTAAAGAATGAATTGGAGACAGAGACGACTCCAGCACCAGCTAAGAAGCAAAGACTATCAAATGATGACTTGTATCGAAATTCAACTCAATACGAGTTATGGTCATTTACCCAAGAAACATTACAAGATGCCAAACGAGAGGCAAATGAAAAGGGGgtcaaaatttcaaaagagAGATTCAAATCTGCCTTTGAGAATGCAAAGAAAGAACATCCAGATGcttttgaacaatttcCAGATGAATTGAACGAAAATATGGTCAGTCTATTAACACTAGAAGAAGAATCCACCTATCTTGATTTTTACATACAAAACATTACTACGAcatgtaatttttttaaaatgCCAACTCAAGTTCGATTAACAGCTGCttcatttttcaagaaattttacCTAGTCAACTCCGTAATGGAATTTCATCCTAAAAATGTATTATATACATGTATATTTCTAGCTGCAAAGTCGGAAAATTATTTCATCTCGATAGAGTCATATGTTAAGGCATTAAAGGGAACAGATACATCTCATATTCTAGATTTGGAGTTCATTGTGTTGCAGAGTTTGAAGTTTACATTGTTGGTACATCATCCAATACGAGCATTATATGGGTTTTTCCTAGATTTTCAAGCTGTATTATTACATCCAGAACAAGTGATGTATGATGTATCAGTAGATACTTTGGGGAACATGTATAATCAAGCAAAGGAATGGCTCAATAAGTATTTTATGGTCAGCGATGTGGCGTTTTTGTTTACGCCGCCGCAGATTGCACTTGCAGCAATGTACGATACTGATAAAAGGATTACTGATAAATACTTGAGACGAAAATATCTTGGCAATGAGGAAAAGTTGGATCCGATAAAAGAACAGgagaatgaaaatgaaaaacaaaatggCGAAGATAAATCTGTAGTTGCATCAGAAGAAGCTTCAAAGGATGTTAGCAAGGAAAAGACTAAATCTTCCAATAGACAGCAATATGAAACATTGGTTACATTATTGAGAAAGTGTGTAAAACTTGCGAAACAGTCACGGGTTGCTGATCGTGAAGCAAGTAAGGAAATTGATAAGAAATGTTTCTTTGCATTAAATCcgaaaaaattaattgataaacgTATCAAAAGATTAACTTTGGGGAATCAGGATGTTGCGAAAGAAAGTACAGTTGAACCTCTGTAA
- the UBC8 gene encoding E2 ubiquitin-conjugating protein (Predicted ubiquitin-conjugating enzyme that negatively regulates gluconeogenesis by mediating the glucose-induced ubiquitination of fructose-1,6-bisphosphatase; induced by alpha pheromone in SpiderM medium): MTSPKRRIEKDVMELMMSDHDVTLIDDSIQQFFVIFHGPPDTPYEGGVWKIRVELPDQYPIKSPSIGFTNKIYHPNIDEGSGSVCLDVINQTWSPMFGLLNIFENFLPHLLRYANPSDPLNTEASNLMTKDEAKYNDTVKKYVQQYAKNNFDITGKDDNEDNDDDDDELSDVGSLSSDDDNEDVAGSMEV, encoded by the coding sequence ATGACTTCCCCAAAAAGAcgtattgaaaaagatgttATGGAATTGATGATGAGTGATCATGACGTTACTTTAATAGACGATTCAatccaacaattttttgttatttttcatGGACCACCAGACACTCCCTACGAAGGAGGCGTTTGGAAAATTAGAGTGGAGTTACCTGATCAATATCCTATAAAATCGCCTTCCATTGGGTTTACCAACAAAATCTATCATCCAAACATAGACGAAGGATCAGGTTCGGTTTGTCTCGATGTAATAAATCAAACTTGGTCTCCAATGTTTGGTctattaaatattttcgAAAACTTTTTGCCCCATCTATTGAGGTACGCTAACCCAAGTGATCCATTGAATACGGAGGCGTCCAATTTAATGACGAAGGATGAGGCAAAGTATAATGATACTGTTAAAAAGTATGTGCAACAATATGCCAAGaacaattttgatattACAGGCAAAGATGAcaatgaagataatgatgatgacgacgatgaaTTAAGCGATGTAGGAAGTTTATCCAGTGATGATGACAATGAAGATGTAGCTGGTTCGATGGAGGTATAA
- a CDS encoding uncharacterized protein (Ortholog of C. dubliniensis CD36 : Cd36_01640, C. parapsilosis CDC317 : CPAR2_106830, Candida tenuis NRRL Y-1498 : cten_CGOB_00039 and Debaryomyces hansenii CBS767 : DEHA2B06578g) yields the protein MVKNTSYKKQKLSSRNRIINQEVPLFPPTKYEKSKATLKHFPSSIVNGVTAEGGLYSLTFKSINCASFVENNELMKTVFKVPKLELSKVTDNDDVDKLKNWKQTLENDINELKKSDSNVANTNIVSDLQNELQTDLENNGNNLATFGEKLADSFVVNINISDGNYKVIQDVIIPGLQVDTFEDVTNPDLSEYEKITLSDTQNEEKEETGNKQETEVGQEVESEQKDENKTEQTSQPTST from the coding sequence ATGGTAAAAAACACTCTGTATAAGAAGCAAAAGCTATCATCAAGAAATCGTATTATTAACCAAGAAGTCCCATTATTCCCTCCCAccaaatatgaaaaatccAAGGCAACATTAAAACATTTCCCATCATCAATCGTCAATGGGGTCACTGCTGAAGGAGGATTATATTCATTAACTTTCAAGTCAATAAACTGTGCttcatttgttgaaaataatgaattaatgaaaactGTATTCAAAGTACcaaaattggaattatCGAAAGTAACAGACAATGACGATGTtgacaaattgaaaaattggaaacaaACGTTGgaaaatgatattaatgaattgaaaaaatcagaCTCAAATGTGGCCAACACAAATATTGTTAGtgatttacaaaatgaattacaaactgatttggaaaataatGGAAATAACTTAGCCACGTTTGGTGAAAAACTTGCTGATAGTTTTGTcgtaaatataaatatcaGTGATGGTAATTACAAGGTTATTCAAGATGTGATAATACCAGGTCTACAAGTTGATACTTTTGAAGATGTGACTAATCCAGATTTATCAGAGTATGAAAAGATAACATTATCAGACACTCAGAacgaagaaaaagaagagacAGGAAATAAACAAGAGACAGAAGTCGGACAAGAGGTAGAAAGTGAGCAAAAAGATGAGAATAAAACTGAACAAACATCTCAACCTACAAGTACGTAA
- the MAK32 gene encoding Mak32p (Putative protein involved in the structural stability of L-A double-stranded RNA-containing particles; downregulated upon adherence to polystyrene), with translation MTIFTTLGMFIVDENRYVDSNNNLLPPPPSSSSLQQTNIIGGAGTYAIMGARIICDDRQDLIDQISGIIDMGSDFPFEIKQELDTWKTRGVIYRENPHRLTTRGVNIYRYTDNNNNKSSNESIDNELEAEPEQDAIRYFEYVTPKLRIEINDILEYPNLKQSSNYHLICSIERCKSLIDSITQFNPSAKFIYEPLPDDCVFENLEFLQNDILPKIHVFTPNLNEARLLLGLKDNENETNKSDDNDELQKISQQFTNHLQLSNSGTVLRCGAQGCYINTKSGDKFQLPAYHQDQTKVVDVTGGGNSFCGGFMMAYHLSDGDWLASGVAGIISSGCIIEKLGMPTVSDDSKFNNKSLRDRLDTYLTENPTLKVDFNWI, from the coding sequence ATGACAATTTTCACAACATTAGGAATGTTTATAGTTGATGAGAATCGATACGTTGACAGTAACAATAATCTTTTACCCCCACCACCTTCTTCATCGTCCttacaacaaacaaacattATTGGTGGGGCTGGAACATATGCTATAATGGGAGCAAGAATAATATGTGATGATCGTcaagatttaattgatcaaatatCTGGGATCATTGATATGGGTTCGGATTTCccttttgaaatcaaacaagaattggatACTTGGAAAACTAGAGGGGTAATATATCGAGAAAATCCTCATCGATTGACTACTCGTGGTGTCAATATTTATCGATACAccgataataataataataaaagttctaatgaatcaattgataatgaattggaAGCGGAACCTGAGCAAGATGCAATTAGGTATTTTGAATATGTGACACCAAAATtaagaattgaaatcaatgatATCTTGGAATATcccaatttgaaacaaagttcaaattatcatttaatCTGTTCAATTGAACGATGTAAATCATTGATCGATTCAATTACTCAATTTAACCCATCAGCTAAGTTTATTTATGAACCATTACCTGATGATTgtgtttttgaaaatttggaatttttacaaaatgATATATTACCCAAAATTCATGTGTTCACACCTAATTTGAATGAAGCAAGGTTATTATTAGGGTTAAAggataatgaaaatgaaacaaataaaagCGATGACAATGACgaattacaaaaaatatcgcaacaatttacaaatcatttacaattatcaaattcaggTACAGTATTACGATGTGGAGCTCAAGGTTGCTATATAAATACTAAATCAGGCGACAAATTCCAATTACCAGCATATCATCAGGATCAAACTAAAGTGGTTGATGTCACTGGTGGTGGAAATTCTTTCTGTGGTGGGTTTATGATGGCGTATCATTTAAGTGATGGTGATTGGTTAGCCAGTGGAGTTGCAGGAATTATTAGTAGTGGCTgtataattgaaaaattgggtaTGCCAACAGTTTCTGACGATAgcaaatttaataataaatcattaagAGATAGACTAGATACCTATTTAACTGAAAATCCAACATTAAAAGTTGATTTCAATTGGATTTAA
- the SWI4 gene encoding SBF complex DNA-binding subunit (Putative component of the SBF transcription complex involved in G1/S cell-cycle progression; periodic mRNA expression, peak at cell-cycle G1/S phase; predicted, conserved MBF binding sites upstream of G1/S-regulated genes): protein MSEPPQVFRATYSNTDVYECMMNESSIMRRCKDDWVNATQILKCCNFPKAKRTKILEKGVQQGLHEKVQGGFGRFQGTWIPLEDARKLAKTYGVTEELAPVLFLDFSDPNLIIPRKEKPASKEPAAAKRKYMKKAKQAGDPPRRYKTGKKAALQAAEEAAAAAAAAAAASTGTGPGNTLPITTSASRIISQLSATTPANVAIQGNSQIQTGQIHDVMSSQDTFNSISRQNSYIPPTAQQLPHMYNMSQSTPASSQQPIDNGNTLIGTSNGGFGQPEFQPVSNNNMPAYPNDIQNFQMFQRMQQQQQQQQQQQMPTQQRFFQNGSAPNPIPQQILHQGKVSSSQSSNDSNWSFSNTQKDSDTSINSTAEEPRKMQLQEPSPQADNGYAAQLLRFFSEDNVDIPYFIIYPPADFNINEPIDDEGHTPLHWAASIGNFEMIHLLLSKGANPLVVNNFGLNPLSKLISFNNCFELKNFPTVLDDLELCLINTDINGRTPLHYLCQFAKSKTKNDSLVYYLKVILNKLTILSNQSQVRQINLMKNVLDHQDVHGDTCLHIAVRSGNIDIVKILLQYGAMDDLENINRETARQLITQCNLIPNYTQVDAAQVAYQNQMQLGMGDYSNYNVNNNAMNQNHNESSHNVPIVPGLATPIQSTFTKVETPDTQRTTVQEDDMDDDNESVVARVDKKHLEALTDNKENIFTEKHFDNISTPINKKHNPINSHHPLAVISEVEITTSNSVSETPMPLPEGKNQRKQQQETPLPLPLSLPKQQQDEREVSGDESTPHFYHPHPPKLNDEGKIEDTEDNVEPKLPMSDLSSMISGMINSLSHTYTSDSAKLDLEIFKLKESINLKQQENQESLTRVQKLLINSGIQESQIESIEQGQELIIETIEVCERTIKEKEQELLKVLQHNQSIELAKLVEQHESRYLEEDKKNHYENSHNRDDDLIDQSRIDDAIELSKLQLERNRLVNEIVLHTKSFGIDEKMYKYRKLLSLSCGVKVEEIDSLIDGIAESLTEGMT from the exons ATGTCTGAACCTCCCCAAGTATTTCGAGCTACCTACTCAAAT ACCGATGTGTACGAATGCATGATGAACGAGTCCTCAATTATGAGAAGGTGTAAAGATGACTGGGTCAATGCTACACAGATTTTGAAATGTTGTAATTTTCCTAAAGCAAAACGGACGAAAATCTTGGAAAAAGGAGTACAACAAGGATTACATGAAAAAGTCCAAGGTGGGTTTGGACGTTTCCAAGGTACATGGATTCCACTAGAAGATGCCCGTAAATTGGCAAAAACATACGGAGTCACCGAAGAACTAGCCCCAGTGTTGTTTTTGGATTTCAGCGATCCCAATTTGATTATCCCTCGAAAAGAAAAGCCAGCGTCCAAAGAACCAGCAGCAGCCAAAAGAAAGTATATGAAAAAGGCCAAACAAGCAGGTGACCCTCCACGAAGATACAAAACCGGGAAAAAGGCTGCTTTACAAGCGGCAGAAGAAGCTGCGGCCGCCGCCGctgcagcagcagcagccTCAACAGGAACTGGACCGGGAAACACACTCCCAATAACGACGTCTGcatcaagaattatttcGCAATTATCTGCTACAACTCCTGCTAATGTTGCTATTCAAGGTAATTCACAAATACAGACAGGTCAAATACACGATGTAATGTCATCTCAGGACACTTTTAATTCCATATCAAGACAAAATTCTTACATCCCACCAACTGCCCAACAGTTACCACACATGTACAATATGTCTCAATCGACACCAGCTTCATCTCAACAACCGATTGACAATGGAAATACATTGATCGGGACATCTAACGGTGGTTTTGGGCAACCTGAATTCCAACCAGTtagtaacaacaatatgCCAGCCTACCCAAACGACATTCAGAACTTCCAGATGTTCCAAAGAatgcagcaacaacaacaacagcagcagcagcaacaaatGCCAACTCAGCAAAGGTTTTTCCAAAATGGATCGGCACCCAACCCTATTCCTCAACAAATTTTACACCAAGGGAAAGTACTGTCTTCACaatcatcaaatgataGCAATTGGTCATTTAGTAACACACAAAAGGATAGCGATACTTCAATTAACTCAACAGCAGAGGAACCACGAAAGATGCAATTACAAGAACCTAGCCCACAAGCTGATAATGGCTATGCAGCACAATTATTGCGTTTTTTCAGTGAAGACAATGTTGACATACCatattttatcatttatcCACCAGCAGACTTCAATATTAATGAACCAATAGATGACGAGGGCCACACACCATTGCATTGGGCTGCCTCAATTGGtaattttgaaatgatTCATTTACTATTGTCAAAAGGAGCTAATCCTCTTGTGGTGAATAATTTTGGTTTGAACCCGTTGTCTAAACTAATATCATTCAATAACtgttttgaattgaaaaacttcCCTACAGTGTTGGATGACTTGGAACTATGTTTGATAAACACCGACATCAATGGAAGAACTCCTTTACATTATTTGTGTCAATTTGCAAAGTCCAAAACCAAGAATGATAGCttggtttattatttgaaagttatattgaacaaattaaCCATTTTGTCCAATCAAAGTCAAGTGagacaaatcaatttgatgaaaaacGTTTTAGACCATCAAGATGTGCACGGTGATACTTGCTTACACATTGCTGTTAGATCTGggaatattgatattgtaaAGATATTGTTACAGTACGGGGCTATGgatgatttggaaaatataAATCGTGAAACAGCTAGACAACTTATTACCCAATGTAATCTTATACCGAATTACACACAAGTGGACGCAGCACAAGTGGCATATCAAAACCAAATGCAATTGGGAATGGGGGACTATCTGAATTACAATGTTAATAACAATGCTATGAATCAGAACCATAACGAAAGTAGCCATAATGTTCCAATTGTTCCTGGTTTAGCTACACCTATACAATCAACTTTTACCAAAGTGGAGACTCCTGATACGCAACGAACTACAGTTCAAGAAGACGATATGGacgatgataatgaaagtGTTGTGGCAAGAGTCGATAAGAAGCATTTAGAAGCTTTGACAGATAACAAAGAGAACATCTTCACTGAAAAACATTTTGACAACATTTCCActccaataaataaaaagcACAACCCAATTAATTCTCATCACCCATTAGCAGTTATTTCAGAAGTTGAAATAACAACAAGCAATTCAGTGTCGGAAACCCCTATGCCATTACCAGAAGgaaaaaaccaaagaaaacaacaacaagagaCACCACTTCCACTCCCACTCTCACTcccaaaacaacaacaagacGAAAGAGAAGTATCTGGAGATGAATCAACACCTCATTTCTACCATCCTCATCCACCTAAGTTAAATGACGAAGGAAAGATAGAAGATACTGAAGATAACGTTGAACCCAAGTTACCAATGTCAGATTTGTCTTCGATGATATCTGGTATGATTAATTCTTTGTCTCATACATATACTAGTGATTCAGCAAAATTGGATTTAGAAATCTTCAAGTTGAAGGAGTCCATTAATTTAAAGcaacaagaaaatcaagaatCGTTAACTAGGGTTCAAAAACTTTTGATCAATTCAGGAATACAAGAACTGCAAATTGAATCTATTGAACAAGGTCAAGAGTTgattattgaaacaatcGAAGTTTGTGAGAGAACAATAAAGGAAAAGGAACAAGAACTATTAAAAGTTTTACAACATaaccaatcaattgaattagcCAAATTAGTTGAACAACATGAGTCAAGATATTTGGAAGAAGACAAAAAGAATCATTATGAAAATAGTCATAATAgagatgatgatttaataGATCAAAGTCGAATTGATGATGCTATTGAATTGAGTAAATTGCAACTTGAACGTAATCGATTGGTCAATGAAATAGTGCTTCACACAAAGTCTTTTGGAATTGATGAAAAGATGTATAAATATAGAAAATTGCTTAGTTTGAGTTGTGGTGTTaaagttgaagaaattgacaGTTTAATTGATGGAATTGCCGAATCATTAACTGAAGGTATGACGTGA
- the HOL4 gene encoding Hol4p (Putative ion transporter; alkaline induced by Rim101; Plc1-regulated; caspofungin repressed; rat catheter and Spider biofilm induced), with translation MPTTTHTHPKSRLGIQQPSAKEVTGTIIMMDDPEDNDEDNESMKKSATGIILSPQPHDSPNDPLNWPVWKRDICLLIIGFQSFIGGGMSPLLAAGMNTLVTEFDRPLTTISYLVGGFMLSLGCGSVIASPTAVLFGKRLVYIGGIFIFMMGAIWGGAAKDFGNLMGARVITGFGASPTECLPSSTIAEIYFAHERAYRVGLYTMLMLGGKNIIPLLSGLVFQSLDRHWLFWILAMFLGFNLIATFLFVPDTFWDRNPTPSKRSLEETKMAQSVATYHPPSQRPNAFALHRPSQMNITDVHSLSSSINESAEKQQEVGQTPVGITEPNDISQQQQQQATPQTKNSYLKEIRLYQGRFTKDSWWMVALRPFVLYCYPSVLFGSLTYALAVVWLIVISETIGEIFRHPPYGYNQQTVGLFYISPFIGGILGSLTCGLLSDRIVRYLVSKNKGVYEPEFRLVMIIPSTLFIAIGLMGYGWSSQVHNPWVAPVIFFGAMSFGSSMASTTAITFAVDSYKVFAAESLVSFNFLKNLLGFCFSLFNNKYADREGYRAAYVTYGGIQIFVSLFAIPLYIYGKKLRRWTDEKEFMRSLYHEDNVPPSVAPSKTRLSEEFLHSDTTTNENTITK, from the coding sequence ATGCCTACTACAACACATACACATCCAAAGTCCCGTTTAGGGATACAGCAACCTTCTGCGAAAGAGGTAACTGGTACCATTATTATGATGGATGACCCAGAAGATAATGACGAAGATAATGAgtcaatgaaaaaatcagCCACTGGTATTATATTGAGCCCGCAACCGCATGATTCTCCCAATGATCCATTAAATTGGCCCGTCTGGAAACGTGACATTtgtttattgattattggGTTCCAAAGttttattggtggtgggATGTCGCCCCTTTTGGCTGCCGGTATGAATACTTTGGTTACTGAGTTTGATAGGCCGTTGACAACAATTTCTTATCTAGTTGGTGGATTCATGTTGTCATTAGGATGTGGGTCAGTTATAGCTAGTCCCACTGCGGTATTATTTGGTAAAAGATTAGTTTATATTGGAggtatttttatatttatgaTGGGTGCCATTTGGGGTGGTGCTGCCAAAGATTTTGGCAATCTTATGGGTGCAAGAGTCATCACAGGGTTTGGCGCATCCCCAACTGAATGTTTGCCAAGTTCTACCATTGCCGAAATTTATTTTGCTCATGAAAGAGCATATAGAGTTGGGCTTTATACAATGTTAATGTTGGGTGGGAAGAACATCATCCCATTGTTATCAGGATTGGTATTTCAGAGTTTGGATAGACACTGGTTGTTTTGGATTTTGGCGATGTTTTTAGGGTTTAATTTGATTGCcacatttttatttgtccCAGATACATTTTGGGATAGAAACCCAACACCTTCAAAAAGATCATTAGAGGAAACAAAAATGGCTCAAAGTGTTGCCACCTATCACCCACCATCACAAAGACCAAATGCTTTTGCATTACATCGTCCTTCACAAATGAACATTACAGACGTTCACAGTTTGTCGTCATCTATCAACGAATCGGCTgagaaacaacaagaagttGGTCAAACTCCAGTGGGGATTACCGAACCTAATGATatatcacaacaacaacaacaacaagcaaCTCCTCAAACGAAGAACTCatatttaaaagaaattagaCTTTATCAGGGTAGATTCACTAAGGATAGTTGGTGGATGGTAGCATTAAGACCATTTGTATTGTACTGCTATCCTTCAGTATTATTTGGGTCCTTGACATATGCATTAGCAGTGGTATGGTTGATTGTCATTTCCGAAACCATTGGAGAAATTTTTAGACATCCACCTTATGGTTATAACCAGCAGACGGTTGGGTTATTTTATATTTCGCCATTTATTGGTGGGATTTTGGGTTCTTTGACCTGTGGTTTATTATCTGATCGAATTGTTCGATACCTTGTTTCTAAAAATAAGGGGGTTTATGAACCTGAATTCAGATTAGTTATGATTATTCCATCGACTCTCTTTATTGCTATTGGACTTATGGGATATGGATGGTCATCACAAGTACATAATCCATGGGTAGCGCCTGTGATTTTCTTTGGCGCTATGTCTTTTGGCAGTTCTATGGCGTCAACCACAGCAATTACTTTTGCTGTTGACTCTTACAAAGTTTTCGCTGCCGAATCTTTGGTgtcatttaattttttgaaaaatttattaggGTTTTGcttttcattatttaataataaatatgcTGATCGTGAAGGGTACCGCGCAGCTTATGTTACCTATGGGGGgattcaaatatttgtcAGTCTTTTTGCTATCCCACTTTACATATATGGCAAAAAACTTCGAAGATGGACagatgaaaaagaatttatgAGAAGCTTGTATCACGAAGATAATGTTCCTCCAAGTGTGGCTCCTTCCAAAACTAGATTAAGTGAGGAATTCCTTCATAGTGATACTACGACTAATGAGAATACGATTACTAAATGA
- the UGA2 gene encoding Uga2p (Predicted succinate semialdehyde dehydrogenase; predicted role in glutamate catabolism; transcription regulated by Mig1, Tup1, Gcn4; mutants are viable), with product MITKRLYSTIESSKKVLGTLSNPNLVKTEAYINGKWVPSSSGETFTVTNPALYPNPESELATMQSMSEEDFNSAIESADIAFNKFKKTTGRYRSELLLKLYNLMISNKDDLAKLVVLENGKPYADALGEVNYAASFFQWFSEEAPRIYGDIIPSANGTNRILTFKQPIGVCGILTPWNFPLAMITRKLGAAIATGCTAVIKPASETPLSATALAFLAEEAGFPPGVINVLPSADASGSGKYLTEHPLIKKVSFTGSTPVGKILMNQSASTLKKLSFELGGNAPFIAFDDVDVDKAVNGAIASKFRSSGQTCVCANRIFVHEKIYDEFAKKFVDKLKNETVLGNPLASGVTHGPVIHDRSMKKVRQHIEDAVDKGATILLGGSKRPDLGENFHDLTVLGDVTTEMLITQEETFGPVAPLIKFKTDDEVIKMANDTTVGLAGYFYANDVAKVFKIAEALNVGMLGVNTGAISEAALPFGGVGESGFGREGSKFGVEDYLVIKSAVLGGIEN from the coding sequence ATGATTACAAAGAGATTGTATTCAACTATTGAGTCTTCCAAAAAAGTATTAGGAACACTTTCGAACCCTAATCTTGTGAAAACTGAAGCATATATCAATGGCAAATGGGTCCCCAGTTCATCCGGGGAAACCTTTACTGTGACCAACCCAGCATTGTATCCAAATCCTGAAAGTGAATTGGCAACCATGCAATCTATGTCAGAAGAAGATTTTAACTCTGCTATAGAATCAGCAGATATTGCGtttaacaaattcaaaaagacTACAGGTAGGTATCGGTCTGAACtacttttaaaattatacaatttgatgatttccAACAAAGACGATTTGGCCAAATTGGTGGTTTTAGAAAATGGGAAACCTTATGCTGATGCCTTGGGTGAAGTCAATTACGCAGCATCATTTTTCCAATGGTTCTCTGAAGAAGCTCCCCGTATTTATGGTGATATTATCCCCTCTGCTAATGGGACTAATAGAATCTTGACCTTTAAACAACCAATTGGAGTTTGTGGTATTTTGACTCCTTGGAATTTCCCATTGGCGATGATTACACGTAAATTAGGTGCAGCAATTGCTACTGGTTGTACTGCAGTTATCAAGCCAGCTTCAGAAACACCATTGTCGGCTACTGCCTTGGCATTTTTAGCTGAGGAGGCCGGATTTCCACCAGGAGTTATTAATGTATTACCATCTGCTGATGCTTCTGGTCTGGGTAAATACTTAACTGAACATCCTTTGATTAAAAAAGTATCATTTACCGGATCAACACCAGTAGGTAAgattttgatgaatcaATCAGCATCAACATTAAAGAAGCtttcatttgaattggGTGGTAATGCTCCATTTATTGCctttgatgatgttgatgttgacaAAGCTGTCAATGGGGCAATTGCTTCAAAATTCAGATCTAGTGGTCAAACATGTGTTTGTGCTAATAGAATTTTTGTTCATGAGAAAATCTATGATGAATTTGCTaagaaatttgttgataaattgaaaaatgaaactgTTTTGGGGAATCCGCTTGCTTCTGGTGTAACTCATGGGCCAGTTATTCATGACAgatcaatgaaaaaagtCAGACAACACATTGAAGATGCAGTTGATAAAGGTGCAACCATTTTACTTGGAGGTTCCAAGCGTCCTGATTTGGGTGAGAATTTCCATGATTTGACTGTTTTGGGTGATGTCACTACTGAAATGTTGATCACACAAGAGGAAACGTTTGGTCCCGTGGCACCATTGATTAAGTTTAAGACTGATGATGAAGTTATAAAAATGGCCAATGACACTACTGTTGGACTTGCTGGTTATTTCTATGCAAATGACGTGGCCAAAGTTTTTAAGATTGCAGAAGCACTTAATGTGGGTATGTTGGGTGTGAATACTGGAGCTATATCTGAAGCAGCATTGCCGTTTGGTGGTGTTGGCGAGTCTGGTTTTGGTAGAGAAGGGTCCAAGTTCGGAGTCGAAGATTATTTGGTTATTAAGAGTGCCGTACTAGGtggaattgaaaattag